The Paenibacillus pabuli DNA segment GGCTGTGACTTTGTCTGTCTTGGACAAGGAGGACAAGCTCCAGCTTACTCCCCCGTTATTCGTGCGTAAGACCATCGTGTCGGTTCCACCCATTCCTTCACGAACAATCCATCCATGAGTACGATCTACAAAATAAATGCTCTGCCCATACTGCGGGTTGGCCGGAAATTGTACATTCTCCGAAGGTGAAATATTCGTCCAGGTTACGCCCTGATCCTGAGTGTAATACAAACGCAGTGCGTTTCTCGTAACACCCCATGCCAATCCTCCATTGTCATTAAGCAGCTGGAAGTCGGTCAGACGTGTCTGGATCTGGTATTCCGCCGTATCTGCAGCAGTCTGCGTACTGTTCTCCGGAGGAACAACCGTTAACGTCTGTCCGGTATTTACGATCTCTTCCTGCTCTTGGGGCGGTTCTGCCACCGGGGTCTGACCTGAGTCGGTGCAGGCAGCCAGTAGAGCAGCTATTCCTATAGACAGCAATGCTGTCTGCGCGATTTTGGTCCATTGCAAACGCAAGTGGAGTTCACCTCTCTCATCCAATAGCAGGCGCGCATGCCTGTCCAATCGGTATACATTTTTACGATTCATTCGAATCCACTTCTCCCATTCTACCACAAACCATGTCGAAAAGGCTCATCTTGGGTAATAGGGTATCGGGAGGTAAGCCGAAACATGTACTCGTTCCATGGTTGGATACCCATGCCGTACTTTCGACTCAATCTTCCTTAAACAGACAACTAAAGTGAAAAAGTTTATAGACATCGCTTCCTTTTCAAACATTTATACCTTAATATGGATGGAAGTCTACCCCAAAAAGGAGAGGATATGAACATGGTAAACAGTGCATTGCTTAAACCAAGTCGCGTAGTCATTATTGGCATGGGCGCGGTGGGAACAACAACGGGATATACGCTGATGTTAAGACAGCGCTCATCCGAGTTGGTATTTGTGGATGTGAATCATGATAAGGCTACAGGCGAAATGCTGGATATGAACCACGGGCTACCATTTACCGGAGGCGTCAAAGTATGGGCTGGTGACTACTCGGACTGCAAAGACGCAGACATCATTATCATTACAGCCGGAGCTTCCCAGAAGCCTGGTGAAACCCGCATTGATCTGCTGAAGAAAAATGCAAGCATTTTCAAAGATATCATTGAACGGATTACCGAAGTGAATTCTCACGGTATTTTGCTCATAGCCACCAATCCTGTAGACATATTGTCATATACGTCCTGGAAACAGAGCGGCTGGCCTGCTTCACGAGTAATTGGGTCCGGTACCCTGCTGGACAGCGCGCGCTTTCGCTACCTGATTGGTAAAAACAAAGGCATTGATCCTCGCAGCATTCATGCGCACATTATCGGGGAACACGGTGATTCCGAAGTACCGGTATGGAGCCTTGCTAACGTGGCAGGAACCGATCTCGAACTGGATGAGGCAACGCAGCAGGACATTTTTGATCGTACCAAAAATGCAGCTTATGAGATTATTAATGCCAAAGGAGCCACTTCCTATGCAATCGCGCTTGCTTTGGATCGCATTGTAGCAGCCATTTTGGGTAACGAAGGTTCCGTACTGAACGTTTCCACATTGCTGGAAGATTACAATGGCGTATCGGATGTTTATCTGGGTGTTCCTTGTGTAGTCGATCGCAATGGTGTGCGTGAGATATTGCCGCTTCCACTGAACGAGACAGAGAAAGTCGCTTTCCAGGCTTCAGCAAACAAATTAAAGGAACAGATTGCCGGATTGGAATAATGTCATTATTTTAATATAACCAAAGGACCATCTTGATCATGTATAATGCTGATTCGGATGGTCCTTTCGTATGTATTAAATAGTATCTGCCTGGAAGTAGTCCGATGACCGCTTTTATTTACATAATATTTATTATGTTTTATTATTCTATTTAATAATTTTTTATTTTATATATTCATTGTATCCTTCCACTAAACCAGAATCACTTCTTTCAAATCATCGAATAACAAAAAAAACAACTAATGAATCTACGGATTCATTAGTTGTTTCTAAATTAGTTCAAACACCATACCACCTATAATTCCGGCAATGACAATGAACCATGGCGGACACTTCCAGAAAACAAGCATGATAAAGAGAATGCATACCAACGAAAAATCAGCAGGCGACTTAACGGCTGTCGTCCATAACGGCTGATAGAGAGCTGCCAGAAGAATACCAACGACCGCAGCATTGATTCCAGCCAGTGCCGCTTGCATATGCTGATTTTTGCGGAGGGAGCTCCAAAAAGGGAGCGTACCGATGATGAGCAAAAAAGCAGGCAAAAAAATGGCTACCGTCGCAATAATCGCCCCTGATAATCCCATTGTGATTGCTCCGAGATAAGCAGCAAAAGTGAACAATGGTCCTGGTACTGCCTGCGTTGCCCCATATCCAGCCAGAAAATCTTCTTTACTCAATAACCCCCTGGGTACCAGTTCCTGCTCCAGAAGTGGCAAAACGACGTGCCCTCCACCAAAGACCAGTGAACCGGATCTGTACATGGAATCGAATAAGGATAACCACTCAATCCCTGTAACTTGTCGCAATATCGGTAGTGCTAGGAACAGACCAAAAAAGGTAGTTAAGCACATTACGGCGACTGTTCGACTTATCGGGACAACAAAATCAGGAACTTGCAGGGCAGCTGATTTCCTATACAACCATAAACCAATCAATCCTGCTGATAAGATAAGAACGATTTGACTGTATACAGCAGTCCATAATAAAGCAATTGTAGCAGTCAACACAGCGAGCGTAACCCTCATTTTATCAGGCGTTAATTTTTGACCCATTCCCAGAATCGCTTGAGCGACAATCGTAACAGCTACAATCTTCAAACCGTTTAGCCATCCGGAATTACTTATATCATAATCCTTCAATAGGAAAGCAAACAACACCAAAGCAATCACTGAAGGAAGTGTAAACCCGATCCAGGCGATCAGGCCTCCAATAATACCTGCACGAATTACACCGATTCCAATCCCAACCTGACTACTTGCCGGACCAGGAAGAAACTGACACAGCGCCACAAGATCCGCATAACTCCGCTCATCCATCCATTGGCGCTTGCGTACGTATTCATTGTGAAAATAACCCAAATGTGCAGTAGGTCCTCCAAAGGAAGTCAATCCAAGTTTACTTGACACCAGGAGCAATTCCCATAGAGATGCTATTTTCCCTTGTGGCCCGTCCATCCTCGGTGTGTCTTTGTTCCCTCCCATTTCTCACATCTCTCCTAATCATGAGGTGGTTGTGACACCTACGAACTCTGGAAGTTTGACGTCCAGCAGAGCCATCGCTTCTTCCTTCTCCCGGCTGGTGACGTGCGTATATACAGTTGTGGTTTGAATCGATGCGTGACCGAGCAGTTCCTGGACGGTACGCAGGTCAGCGCCACGCCGCAGCATCATGGTTGCAAACGAGTGTCGAAGCTTGTGGCTCGAATAGTGCAAACGCTGATGAGTCGGAGACTCCTGCTGGAAACGTTCGAAGGTTTCTGTGGATATGAGCTGGATACTGCGAATGGATAATCGCTTCCCTTTTTGCGAAACAAACAACGCTTCTTCCTTGGCCCGCCATGGAGACAAACGCTCTTCAACAGCCAAGGATAACAGCTCCGCAACCATCTCCGGAACAGGAAGTGTGCGCCATTTACGGCCTTTACCGAAGACATCCAGCGTGCGCCGCTCTACATTATAATCTTTGCAGTTAAGCGCGTGGACTTCACCAACCCGCAGTCCCATATAGCCCATTAACAAAAAGATCGCGAGATTACGCTTGCGATATTTTCCCTCTACCGATTGCAAAAATCGCTCCAGACCGCTCTCATCCAGAAAGACTGGGGCTCGGTTTTTCTCGGTTTTGGACTTTTTGATCCCTGCTGCCGGATTATTCGTTAACACTTCTAATTCAATCAGTGACTTAAAAAAGCAATTTACCGCTGCATGTTTGCGGTTTCTCGTAGCATCACTAACTCCCCGTTCGCGGGCACGCGACAGAAATGACAAGACATGCAGCTTTTTCACCTGCTCCAGCGACTTTCCATGAATAGAATCGAGAAATTCGGCAACGTCACCGGTGTATGATTTGACGGTGTGTCCCGTGTATCCGGCGTCTTTCATCCATATATGAAAAGCTTCAAGTTCATCAGCGTATTGCTCCTGAATTTCCTCGCTCATCATCTGTTTCGTCACCACGATTCGTTATTAGTGTATAAGTAAGACCAGACAACGCTGCTCACTTCATTCTCATAATCTAAACTTCGTTTCATTTAATCAACAATGACCACGTCAATCAGTGGACTGATTTCCTTCGGACGACCTTCACTGCGAGTAAGTACAAATGATGGCAGCGGATTTTCGTACAAACCGTTAACAGACTCGCAGATCTGTACATAGAGGTCCATATGCAAAGTCTCACCTTCCCCTGATACATCAATCAAAGGCCAATCTTTCTCGGCACATGCCGGCCAGTTGGCCAGTTCATGAGCAGGTACGATGCTTAACTGCTGTACAGCCGGAGCAATCCGGTAAACTCCTCTGAACTCAGGCTCCTCACCAAGTTTGTCTACGGCAAGTGTTGAGGACGCTTGCTTGTCGGGTGCAGAGTAGAGTGAGTAACACCACGGAGACACCCTCCATGCAATAGCCATGAGCCCTTCATCTAGTAAAGTGTCCGAAAGGTCACCCTCTCCGAATTGTTCAATCAAGTTATGATTACCAGAACCAATAAGTTCTTCCACTCGTTTCGACATACGTGGTAGATCCGCTAATATAAATCCACCACGACCATAACCGTCAAATACATGATGATTCCTGCCCCATTTGGATGAAACGGCAGATTGATGCTGAATCGCTTCTGATGGAAATAACGTCATGCATACCGTAACGACCTGTGAGTATTTTACCATGGCTTCTTGTTCAGGCTCCAGTGGGCCTTCTGCAATCCGGGGTGTTTTCAGGTGCAATGAAATCCGAAGTTCATAGTCACCTTTTGTAAAATCGGCCCATCCCCATTGAACAGGCTGTTCGACACTTTCTATGGAGCTCAATGAAATCGTGCTCTCAGGTTTCAAAGAAACAGAATATTGAACGGAACCAAGCTCCTGACCATATATGATCGCAGCGTCATCCCGGTGGATCGGTGCATCAAGCTGCTGTGCAATGACGGATACCTTGCGTCCATCTTTCAACTTGCGATCAGGGTCTATTTCCAACTGAAAGACGTCCTTCTCCTCAGGGTGTGAGATAGTCACCTTCGCCTCTGCAAGTACGCTAGAGTCTGCTAGTGCAAATCCGAAATTCGGATTTCGGTGAAGCTGATTGATATGTATTGGTGTGTTCATGATACATCCCCTCTCCTATGTCTGATGGCATGTCACATCCCTCAATATATTTCATAATTGAATTGACCGCAACCCCGACTGATATGGTCGAGAATGAACATGTCCTTTAATAGATACCCGAAATTATAGCTTAAGCCAACCTTCTTTCCTCGTTTTCCCCTTCAATTTAAAATAGAAAACCCCATACTGCCCTAGCGTTAGCCATGCATTATGGGGTAGTGAATCCAGCAAGAATATTTAGTGGCAATTAGCAACTCTGTTTATTTCTTATTTCCCTTTGGCTTGATCAGCTGCTGATCCCTGCCGTAGAGGATTCACGTGACTGTAATGTCGACCATACGTGGAATAAATGATTAATCCGATAACCAGCCAAGCGAAAAACGTGATCCATGTCAGAGCAGCAAGGCGTGTCATGAGATACACACAACCGATTGCGCTAAGAATCGGAATCCAGGGAACAATAGGTACCTTGAAGCCGCGTTTGAGATCAGGGTTGTTTTTCCGAAGAACGATAATGCCCAGAATCACGACGGCGAATGCAAACAATGTACCGATGTTGGTAAGCTCAGCCAAATGGCCCAGTGAGATGAAACCTGAGAATAACGCAATGATGATCCCTGCCACCCATGTACCTGTTGCCGGCGTTTGGCTTTTACCACTGATCTTCGAGAACACCGGTGAGAGCAATCCGTCACGTGACATGGAATATAATAGTCGGGTCTGCCCATACATCATGACGAGCAAAACGGTAGTTATCCCGGTAATTGCTCCAAGGCCACAATCCAGGATAGACCGTGCAGATTCACGAATTCAAACGCAAAAGCAACCGGGTCGCTAACATTCAGCATGTGGAAAGGCACGAGGCCTGTCAAAATCAATGATCCTGGGGTAACTGCAATCCGAAGCCTGACAGCAGCGACTGAAAATACCCGGACCATCCGCTGGCCACGGCTGCGCTCGCAAATCCATACTCCAGGATCAGATCCCAACCAAGGATCCAGGCCATGATTTCACCAAAGGCGGTGTAACTATACGTGTATGCACTGCCTGAACCAGGTACGCTGGATGCAAATTCGGAATAAAAAAGTGCAGCGAATGCACAGATGATGCCTGCAAGCAAAAAAGAGAGCACTAATCCAGGACCTGCATATTTTGCCGCTGAGACTCCTGTTAGTACAAAAATTCCCGTACCAATAATTGCTCCAACTCTTAGAGTGGTTAAGTCCAAAGGACCAAGCACCCTCTTTAGCACACTGCTGTTTTCTTCCCCGTAGGCAATTGGCTTTTTCCGAAGCAGCGAAGATCGTTTCTGGTTCTCTGACATAAACATGTTCCTCTCATTACGAACGTAGATTGAAGTATACCTTCATATCTGCTTCATTCTCGATCTGTTCTATAAAAAAGTCGTTTGTTCTATCTTACCGGTCACCTACAAAAATCAATCGTATCCTACACGCTGTGGCGTTACTACGCTAAATTTTTATGATTACTGTACTATTTTGTGCTTTTAAGGCGAATAATATCGTGAACTGATGGTTAACTTGCAAAATGAAAATCGATATAAAACAAAACTGCGCATAATTTATATTATGCGCAGTTTTTTAACACCTTATTTTCGCTCGCTTTTATCATTAATGCGTTGTTATATGCATTATTGAAAATGTGGGCTATTTTCGTCTATTTTCACTGTCCTTAACCTGCAAAAGCTGTCTTAAACAAGGGATTAAACGTTATACCGCGACAAAGAGCCACATCCATAGATGCGGCTTTCTCTCTTGTTTTAAGGAATGACATTACATCCTGTACGGTAAGGTCACTTTTTTCGCTCTGCTTTTCGCTTGGCCCGAAACCGTCTTACCTTCATCAGATTTCCGCACATTTTGTCATCACAATATTTCTGAGTACGACTTCGTGTATCATCATAGAAGATCCAGCGGCAGTCCGTATTGTCACAGATTCGAATTCTCGCTGCCTCTCCTTCTGCAAGTGTTATTGCAAAATCAGCTGCGACCTCTGCCATAATCTGCTGCCACTCTGTGCCGACTGAAATCCACTCCACTTCCAGCTTCTGCTCAACAAAAGTCAGTTCTCGATACCCGCGGCCTTTCTCCATGATAGCGTTAAGCCATTTTCGGTTCTCATCTGTTAATAATGCTCCATGAGATAGCTCGGTTGCCAAAGCATGTAATTCATTTCTAAGTATTCTCATCGAGTTCTCTTCCTCCATTGAAGCAGGTATGGCAGCCTGCAGGCTCCACCTTTCCAGAAAGCGTTGCTGCCACTCAGGCTTCGCTAATCGATCCTCTGACCGCTCTCCCCCGCGCCAATCGTGGTAATCACTGTTTACAAAATCCGTCCAAAGTCTGTCCATTCGTACCTCCGAAAAGTGTAACTATCTATATATAAAAATGATGGTTACAAAAATCAGTAATTGTGTTACATTAATTGTAACTACTTTGAACAACTTTAGCTAGTTACCATGTATTCAGGGAGGTATATTAATGAATACCACGGCAACAGATCTATTGCTCATTCAGAAAGATAGTACCTGGGATCAGATTGATTGGATCGTCCCTTTGTCAAAAGCGATTGAAGGACTGACAGCCGAACAGGCGGCCTGGGTTCCTCCGTCCGGTGGATTAAGCATCTGGCAGATGGTCAACCATATGTATTATTACAACAATCGTTTGTTAAGTCGGCTTGAAGGGACTACACCTTCTCAACCTCCAGCTGAAAGCAATGTTTCCACTTTTGGCGACCCTGGGGAGCCGAAGAACTACGATGGATGGAATCATCTTGTGCAAGAACTCAATACAGTGGCTGCAGGGCTTCGTGAAAAAATAGCCTCTTTACAGCCATCGGATCTGGAAGCTTCATATATGGACACAGCGGAAAAGTGGGGACACGAACTCGCCCGCTGGGTGCTTCACGATGCTTATCACGCCGGCCAGATTGTGCTTCTGCGCAGGCAGCAAGGAAGC contains these protein-coding regions:
- a CDS encoding L-lactate dehydrogenase, translating into MVNSALLKPSRVVIIGMGAVGTTTGYTLMLRQRSSELVFVDVNHDKATGEMLDMNHGLPFTGGVKVWAGDYSDCKDADIIIITAGASQKPGETRIDLLKKNASIFKDIIERITEVNSHGILLIATNPVDILSYTSWKQSGWPASRVIGSGTLLDSARFRYLIGKNKGIDPRSIHAHIIGEHGDSEVPVWSLANVAGTDLELDEATQQDIFDRTKNAAYEIINAKGATSYAIALALDRIVAAILGNEGSVLNVSTLLEDYNGVSDVYLGVPCVVDRNGVREILPLPLNETEKVAFQASANKLKEQIAGLE
- a CDS encoding tyrosine-type recombinase/integrase; translation: MMSEEIQEQYADELEAFHIWMKDAGYTGHTVKSYTGDVAEFLDSIHGKSLEQVKKLHVLSFLSRARERGVSDATRNRKHAAVNCFFKSLIELEVLTNNPAAGIKKSKTEKNRAPVFLDESGLERFLQSVEGKYRKRNLAIFLLMGYMGLRVGEVHALNCKDYNVERRTLDVFGKGRKWRTLPVPEMVAELLSLAVEERLSPWRAKEEALFVSQKGKRLSIRSIQLISTETFERFQQESPTHQRLHYSSHKLRHSFATMMLRRGADLRTVQELLGHASIQTTTVYTHVTSREKEEAMALLDVKLPEFVGVTTTS
- a CDS encoding CGNR zinc finger domain-containing protein, with protein sequence MDRLWTDFVNSDYHDWRGGERSEDRLAKPEWQQRFLERWSLQAAIPASMEEENSMRILRNELHALATELSHGALLTDENRKWLNAIMEKGRGYRELTFVEQKLEVEWISVGTEWQQIMAEVAADFAITLAEGEAARIRICDNTDCRWIFYDDTRSRTQKYCDDKMCGNLMKVRRFRAKRKAERKK
- a CDS encoding DinB family protein, which translates into the protein MNTTATDLLLIQKDSTWDQIDWIVPLSKAIEGLTAEQAAWVPPSGGLSIWQMVNHMYYYNNRLLSRLEGTTPSQPPAESNVSTFGDPGEPKNYDGWNHLVQELNTVAAGLREKIASLQPSDLEASYMDTAEKWGHELARWVLHDAYHAGQIVLLRRQQGSWNIIF
- a CDS encoding chromate transporter; amino-acid sequence: MGGNKDTPRMDGPQGKIASLWELLLVSSKLGLTSFGGPTAHLGYFHNEYVRKRQWMDERSYADLVALCQFLPGPASSQVGIGIGVIRAGIIGGLIAWIGFTLPSVIALVLFAFLLKDYDISNSGWLNGLKIVAVTIVAQAILGMGQKLTPDKMRVTLAVLTATIALLWTAVYSQIVLILSAGLIGLWLYRKSAALQVPDFVVPISRTVAVMCLTTFFGLFLALPILRQVTGIEWLSLFDSMYRSGSLVFGGGHVVLPLLEQELVPRGLLSKEDFLAGYGATQAVPGPLFTFAAYLGAITMGLSGAIIATVAIFLPAFLLIIGTLPFWSSLRKNQHMQAALAGINAAVVGILLAALYQPLWTTAVKSPADFSLVCILFIMLVFWKCPPWFIVIAGIIGGMVFELI